A single Opitutaceae bacterium DNA region contains:
- the kduI gene encoding 5-dehydro-4-deoxy-D-glucuronate isomerase, with protein MNSPLPQAAFGTNMLSSEQLRTEFLVTDLFTVGEVRMRHWEVDRAVLGGIVPTSSALELPVPQEMRAASFFERREAGVINLGGPGRVTAGATQFDAGPLDGLYLGRGTPGPVTFASADPANPARFWLLSYPAHAAHPNRLVRREDVPGDRLGASASANARTIYKYFHPGAFPTCQLVMGVTKLEPGSVWNTMPPHTHLRRSEIYCYFDVPDNQAVFHFMGLPQETRHLVVRNCEAVLSPPWSIHCGVGTTAYSFIWAMGGENQEFTDMDPAPVNSLI; from the coding sequence GTGAACTCACCTTTGCCACAAGCCGCCTTCGGCACCAATATGCTCTCGAGCGAGCAGCTCCGCACGGAATTTCTCGTCACCGACCTATTCACGGTTGGCGAGGTGCGCATGAGGCACTGGGAGGTGGACCGGGCGGTCCTCGGAGGCATCGTTCCCACCTCCTCAGCCTTGGAGCTTCCTGTGCCACAAGAGATGCGGGCGGCGAGTTTCTTCGAACGCCGGGAGGCAGGCGTGATCAACCTGGGCGGCCCGGGACGGGTGACAGCCGGCGCGACACAGTTCGACGCGGGCCCTCTTGATGGTCTCTATCTTGGACGCGGCACGCCTGGCCCGGTCACCTTCGCTTCAGCAGACCCTGCCAATCCCGCGCGCTTCTGGCTTCTGAGCTACCCCGCGCATGCCGCCCACCCGAACCGGCTGGTACGCCGCGAGGATGTTCCGGGGGACCGGCTCGGAGCAAGCGCCTCCGCGAACGCGCGAACCATCTACAAATACTTCCATCCCGGTGCTTTCCCGACCTGCCAACTCGTGATGGGCGTGACGAAGCTCGAGCCAGGCAGTGTCTGGAACACGATGCCTCCACACACCCATCTCCGCCGGTCGGAGATCTACTGCTATTTTGACGTGCCTGACAACCAGGCTGTTTTTCACTTCATGGGCCTTCCGCAGGAGACGCGCCACCTGGTGGTCCGCAATTGCGAGGCGGTTCTGTCGCCACCGTGGTCGATTCACTGCGGGGTTGGGACCACCGCTTACTCCTTCATCTGGGCGATGGGCGGGGAAAACCAGGAGTTCACCGATATGGACCCCGCACCTGTCAACTCCCTGATATGA